Proteins co-encoded in one Sus scrofa isolate TJ Tabasco breed Duroc chromosome 14, Sscrofa11.1, whole genome shotgun sequence genomic window:
- the YDJC gene encoding carbohydrate deacetylase translates to MAGPRVRLVVTADDFGYCPRRDEGIVEAFLAGAVTSVSLLVNGAAAESAAELARRHRIPTGLHANLSEGRPVGPARQGSSSLLSPKGFFLGKMGFREAVAAGDVVLPQVREELEAQLSRFRELLGRDPTHVDGHQHVHVLPGVCQVFAEALQAFGVRFTRLPLERGVGSCTWLEGPARAFACAVEQDARAAIGPFARHGLRWTDAFMGLSTCGRHMSAHRVSGALARALEGIPPRRAVTAELMAHPGYPSVPPAGGCGEGPDAFSCSWERLHELRVLTAPALRARLAQDGVQLCALDDLDSKKSREGKPNEATLETLLEPSSP, encoded by the exons ATGGCAGGGCCACGCGTACGGCTGGTGGTCACGGCCGACGACTTTGGTTACTGCCCGCGGCGCGACGAGGGAATCGTAGAAGCCTTTCTGGCGGGGGCTGTGACCAGCGTGTCCCTACTGGTCAACGGCGCGGCCGCCGAGAGCGCGGCTGAGCTGGCCAGGAG GCACCGAATCCCCACGGGCCTCCACGCCAACCTATCCGAGGGCCGCCCCGTGGGCCCGGCCCGCCAAGGCTCCTCGTCGCTGCTCAGCCCCAAAGGCTTCTTCCTCGGCAAGATGGGGTTCCGAGAGGCGGTGGCTGCCGGAGACGTAGTCTTGCCTCAG GTGCGAGAAGAGCTGGAGGCTCAGCTGAGCCGTTTCCGGGAATTACTGGGCAGGGACCCAACTCACGTGGACGGGCACCAGCACGTTCATGTGCTCCCAG GCGTGTGCCAGGTGTTCGCCGAGGCGCTGCAGGCCTTCGGGGTGCGCTTCACCAGGCTGCCGCTGGAGCGCGGGGTGGGCAGCTGCACTTGGCTCGAGGGCCCAGCGCGCGCCTTCGCCTGCGCTGTGGAGCAGGACGCCCGGGCTGCCATCGGCCCCTTCGCCCGCCATGGCCTACG GTGGACCGATGCCTTCATGGGTCTGAGCACCTGTGGCCGGCACATGTCTGCTCACCGTGTATCAGGGGCACTAGCTCGGGCCCTGGAAGGTATACCTCCACGCCGTGCAGTGACGGCCGAGCTGATGGCGCACCCGGGCTACCCGAGTGTGCCTCCAGCTGGGGGCTGCGGTGAGGGCCCTGATGCCTTTTCCTGCTCTTGGGAGCGGCTGCACGAGCTGCGCGTCCTCACCGCCCCGGCGCTGCGGGCTCGACTTGCCCAGGACGGCGTGCAACTCTGTGCCCTTGACGACCTAGACTCCAAGAAGTCCAGAGAGGGGAAGCCTAATGAAGCCACTCTGGAAACCTTGCTGGAGCCCTCCTCACCATGA
- the UBE2L3 gene encoding ubiquitin-conjugating enzyme E2 L3 isoform X1, with protein sequence MAASRRLMKDNPPYDKGAFRIEINFPAEYPFKPPKITFKTKIYHPNIDEKGQVCLPVISAENWKPATKTDQVIQSLIALVNDPQPEHPLRADLAEEYSKDRKKFCKNAEEFTKKYGEKRPVD encoded by the exons gACAACCCTCCATATGATAAGGGGGCCTTCAGAATTGAAATCAACTTTCCAGCAGAGTACCCATTCAAACCACCGAAGATCACGTTTAAAACGAAGATCTATCACCCCAACATCGATGAAAAGGGGCAGGTCTGCCTGCCGGTAATTAGTGCTGAAAACTGGAAGCCAGCAACCAAAACCGACCAAG TCATCCAGTCCCTTATAGCGCTGGTGAACGACCCCCAGCCCGAGCACCCGCTCCGGGCTGACCTAGCTGAAGAATACTCTAAGGACCGTAAAAAATTCTGTAAGAATGCTGAAGAGTTTACAAAGAAATATGGGGAAAAGCGACCTGTGGACTAA